A single window of Streptomyces xanthii DNA harbors:
- a CDS encoding SDR family oxidoreductase, with the protein MLAGKTVIVSGVGAGLGHQVAAAVLRDGGNAVLGARTEANLAKAAAELDPEGARTAYRSTDIGDEAQCEALVALARERFGGVDAVVHVAAWDSHFGGLEDADFDTWRQVVDVNLIGTLRMTRACLPALKENGGAVVIIGTQSSVAAPTQVRQAAYAASKGALTSAMYSLARELGPHRIRVNTVLPGWMWGPPVQAFVQFTAQTEGVPEEEVLGRLTERMALPELATDGDVADAAAFLASDRSRAITGQQLLVNAGELMR; encoded by the coding sequence ATGCTCGCGGGAAAGACCGTGATCGTGTCCGGGGTCGGGGCCGGACTCGGCCACCAGGTCGCGGCGGCGGTGCTGCGCGACGGCGGCAACGCGGTGCTCGGCGCCCGCACGGAGGCGAATCTCGCCAAGGCGGCGGCCGAGCTCGACCCCGAGGGCGCCAGGACCGCGTACCGGTCGACGGACATCGGCGACGAGGCGCAGTGCGAGGCGCTGGTGGCGCTGGCGCGCGAGCGGTTCGGCGGGGTGGACGCGGTGGTTCATGTCGCCGCCTGGGACAGTCACTTCGGCGGCCTGGAGGACGCCGACTTCGACACCTGGCGCCAGGTCGTCGACGTGAACCTGATCGGCACCCTGCGCATGACCCGGGCCTGCCTGCCCGCGCTGAAGGAGAACGGCGGCGCGGTCGTCATCATCGGCACGCAGTCCTCGGTGGCCGCCCCGACCCAGGTGCGGCAGGCCGCCTACGCGGCGTCCAAGGGTGCGCTGACGAGCGCGATGTACTCGCTGGCCCGGGAGCTGGGCCCGCACCGGATCCGGGTGAACACGGTGCTGCCGGGGTGGATGTGGGGACCGCCGGTGCAGGCCTTCGTCCAGTTCACGGCGCAGACCGAGGGCGTGCCGGAGGAGGAGGTGCTCGGCCGGCTCACCGAGCGGATGGCGCTGCCGGAACTCGCCACGGACGGCGACGTGGCGGACGCGGCGGCGTTCCTCGCGTCCGACCGGTCCCGCGCCATCACCGGCCAGCAGCTCCTGGTGAACGCGGGCGAACTCATGCGCTGA
- a CDS encoding effector-associated constant component EACC1, which translates to MEVVVSIKGGQGDELGLLERALKQQLAPQGIRVVRTVSPAPQGALGATDVLQFLGENVALPVLVQEVSAYVKQRFWPARGRQVECELIRTDLPDGTRRTQLIVKGEPKDAAATLKELQ; encoded by the coding sequence GTGGAAGTTGTCGTGTCGATCAAGGGCGGCCAGGGGGACGAGCTCGGTCTTCTGGAGCGCGCGCTGAAACAGCAACTGGCACCGCAGGGGATCCGTGTCGTGCGCACCGTCTCCCCCGCGCCTCAGGGCGCCCTCGGCGCGACCGACGTCCTGCAGTTCCTGGGCGAGAACGTGGCACTGCCCGTTCTCGTCCAGGAGGTGTCCGCCTACGTGAAGCAGCGGTTCTGGCCCGCCCGAGGCAGGCAGGTCGAGTGCGAGCTGATCCGCACCGATCTCCCCGACGGCACCCGGCGCACCCAGTTGATCGTGAAGGGAGAACCGAAGGACGCGGCGGCGACGCTGAAGGAACTGCAGTGA
- a CDS encoding sodium:solute symporter family protein: MNSLDWAVLIGYFGVMVAIGVWSHKRVDDVSDFFTAGGKMPWWLSGISHHMSGYSAVMFTGYAGIAYTYGVTSFVTWSFPIALGIAIGSRLFAPRINRLRSRLHVASPLEYLKNRYNLPTQQALAWSGMLLKIVDVGAKWAAIATLLSVFTGVSLNQGILITGVITAVYCTIGGLWADALTELGQFVIQLLAGVAMFIAVVAKLGPHGGFFGVWDEPELAGHGKPLVGQYGAVFLLAFLFIKLFEYNGGMLNQAQRYMATASPREAARSARLSAVLWLVWPVILFFPMWMSPLLVESQKPDGSDSYALMTEQLLPHGLLGLVIVGFFSHTMAMCSSDANAIAAVFTRDVAPALSAKARAWNSHKGLIAARVTTVVFLGLSMAVATQVNSPTFKDIITVVIKWVAGLMGPIAIPMMLGLLRTFRRSGPTAALTSWSLGLLAFWLVNYPINWSVEGGVPLEYQVSIPLAVSLVLYIVIGYVKPEDTPERDAIIERINTDDDGPGTTGAARIPAQADAADGALPQS; the protein is encoded by the coding sequence ATGAACAGTCTCGACTGGGCCGTGCTCATCGGCTACTTCGGCGTGATGGTCGCGATCGGCGTCTGGTCCCACAAACGCGTGGACGACGTCTCGGACTTCTTCACGGCCGGCGGAAAGATGCCCTGGTGGCTGTCCGGCATCTCGCACCACATGTCCGGCTACAGCGCCGTCATGTTCACCGGCTACGCCGGTATCGCGTACACGTACGGCGTGACGTCCTTCGTCACCTGGTCCTTCCCCATCGCGCTCGGCATCGCCATCGGCTCCCGCCTGTTCGCGCCGCGCATCAACCGGCTGCGCTCGCGCCTGCACGTCGCCTCGCCCCTCGAGTACCTGAAGAACCGCTACAACCTGCCCACCCAGCAGGCGCTCGCCTGGTCCGGCATGCTCCTGAAGATCGTCGACGTCGGCGCGAAGTGGGCGGCCATCGCCACCCTGCTCTCCGTCTTCACCGGCGTCTCCCTCAACCAGGGCATCCTCATCACCGGCGTCATCACCGCCGTGTACTGCACGATCGGCGGTCTGTGGGCCGACGCGCTGACCGAGCTCGGCCAGTTCGTCATCCAACTGCTCGCCGGTGTCGCCATGTTCATCGCAGTGGTCGCCAAACTGGGCCCGCACGGCGGCTTCTTCGGTGTCTGGGACGAGCCGGAGCTCGCCGGGCACGGCAAGCCGCTGGTCGGCCAGTACGGCGCCGTGTTCCTGCTCGCGTTCCTCTTCATCAAGCTCTTCGAGTACAACGGCGGCATGCTGAACCAGGCCCAGCGCTACATGGCCACGGCCTCGCCCAGGGAAGCCGCCCGCTCCGCGCGCCTGTCCGCCGTGCTCTGGCTGGTCTGGCCGGTGATCCTCTTCTTCCCCATGTGGATGTCACCGCTCCTGGTCGAGTCCCAGAAGCCGGACGGCTCCGACTCCTACGCCCTCATGACCGAACAGCTGCTGCCGCACGGCCTGCTCGGCCTGGTCATCGTCGGCTTCTTCTCGCACACCATGGCCATGTGCTCCTCCGACGCCAACGCCATCGCCGCCGTCTTCACCCGCGACGTGGCCCCCGCGCTGTCCGCGAAGGCCCGCGCCTGGAACTCCCACAAGGGCCTGATCGCCGCGCGCGTCACGACCGTCGTCTTCCTCGGCCTGTCCATGGCCGTCGCCACACAGGTCAACTCCCCCACGTTCAAGGACATCATCACCGTCGTCATCAAGTGGGTCGCCGGACTGATGGGCCCCATCGCGATCCCGATGATGCTCGGCCTGCTCCGCACCTTCCGCCGCTCCGGCCCGACCGCCGCCCTCACCAGCTGGAGCCTCGGCCTGCTCGCCTTCTGGCTGGTCAACTACCCCATCAACTGGAGCGTCGAGGGCGGCGTCCCCCTCGAGTACCAGGTCTCGATCCCGCTCGCCGTCTCCCTCGTCCTCTACATCGTCATCGGCTACGTGAAACCGGAGGACACCCCCGAACGCGACGCGATCATCGAACGCATCAACACGGACGACGACGGCCCCGGCACGACGGGCGCGGCCAGGATCCCGGCCCAGGCGGACGCGGCGGACGGCGCGCTGCCCCAATCGTGA